In Lujinxingia litoralis, a single window of DNA contains:
- a CDS encoding FAD-dependent oxidoreductase has protein sequence MTTQSTHTVAMIGAGPASIYAAEVLAKAGHRVVMLNRDIKPGGLAEFGIYPTKYKMKRGLRRYFDRVLSHDNITYLGNVSVGQEADVSLEELRELGFDALVVAVGAQGTKWLGLPGEDAEACFHAKDLVYHYNGLPPFSEREFPVGQDVVVVGMGNVCLDIVHWMVCERQVRSVTAVARRGPGERAFTDKEFKLVSQALDTEALRAEFDGISEVLSAVGQDPEALHQEYLRYIEEPLESPSETSLKMRFLRSPARVEVDASGRVTGLTCEKTRLKPPGEKGRVGVERTGEFETLACDTVVFAIGDAIEPTLGLPLSPAWSGEFATVPEPWEAHPDRPRYMVYNPQTETPIWDTFVVGWARKASDGLVGKARADAVQGCDEILGYLQGAFAERPSEVRPAEDVVQGLDQMLRERNVRLVGYDEVKYLDELAAREAESRGLVEYKFATRAEMFQKLDEEPSA, from the coding sequence ATGACGACGCAATCCACCCATACTGTGGCCATGATCGGCGCCGGCCCGGCCAGCATTTATGCGGCCGAGGTGCTGGCGAAGGCGGGGCATCGCGTAGTGATGCTCAATCGCGACATTAAGCCTGGAGGGCTTGCCGAATTCGGCATCTACCCGACGAAGTACAAGATGAAGCGAGGCCTGCGCCGCTACTTCGACCGGGTGCTCTCCCACGACAACATCACCTACCTGGGCAATGTGAGCGTGGGCCAAGAGGCCGATGTCTCGCTCGAAGAGCTGCGCGAGCTGGGCTTTGATGCGCTGGTAGTCGCCGTGGGGGCTCAGGGGACCAAATGGCTGGGCTTGCCCGGCGAAGACGCCGAGGCCTGCTTCCACGCCAAGGATCTGGTGTACCATTACAACGGGCTTCCCCCCTTTAGTGAGCGGGAGTTTCCGGTGGGGCAAGACGTGGTGGTGGTCGGCATGGGCAACGTCTGCCTGGACATCGTGCACTGGATGGTGTGCGAGCGTCAGGTGCGTTCGGTCACCGCGGTGGCCCGGCGCGGGCCCGGTGAGCGTGCGTTTACCGATAAGGAGTTCAAACTGGTGAGCCAGGCGCTCGATACCGAGGCGTTGCGCGCCGAGTTTGACGGCATCTCCGAGGTGCTCTCGGCGGTGGGGCAGGACCCCGAGGCGCTGCACCAGGAGTATCTGCGCTACATCGAGGAGCCGCTGGAGTCGCCCAGTGAGACGTCGCTGAAGATGCGCTTTTTGCGCTCGCCGGCCCGGGTGGAGGTCGATGCGTCGGGGCGAGTGACCGGGTTGACCTGTGAGAAAACCCGCCTGAAGCCGCCGGGAGAGAAGGGTCGCGTGGGCGTGGAGCGCACCGGAGAGTTTGAGACGCTCGCCTGCGACACGGTAGTCTTTGCCATTGGCGATGCGATTGAACCCACGCTGGGGTTGCCGCTCTCACCGGCGTGGTCCGGGGAGTTCGCCACGGTGCCCGAGCCCTGGGAGGCGCACCCGGATCGCCCGCGCTACATGGTCTACAATCCGCAGACGGAGACCCCGATCTGGGATACCTTTGTGGTGGGATGGGCTCGCAAGGCCTCCGACGGATTGGTCGGGAAAGCGCGGGCCGACGCGGTTCAGGGATGCGATGAGATCCTGGGTTACCTGCAAGGGGCGTTCGCGGAGCGCCCCTCGGAAGTGCGTCCGGCCGAGGACGTGGTCCAAGGGCTGGATCAGATGCTCCGGGAGCGAAACGTCCGCCTGGTAGGTTACGATGAAGTTAAATATCTCGATGAGCTCGCTGCCCGGGAGGCCGAGTCTCGAGGCCTGGTGGAGTACAAGTTTGCGACCCGAGCGGAAATGTTTCAAAAACTTGATGAGGAGCCCAGCGCATGA